The following are from one region of the Dreissena polymorpha isolate Duluth1 chromosome 2, UMN_Dpol_1.0, whole genome shotgun sequence genome:
- the LOC127865707 gene encoding uncharacterized protein LOC127865707 codes for MPRKKRSKGFCTQKYLWKKPKVTTSRDETIPALSDENIPALSDETIPALSDEIKPALSDETIPALSGLSNDSCSGNSPTCSNVYVQTCDEGNDHDYCVHLDDDSGLLNTGFIDNGPDIMNMEDETDILNRGFLEDFEQNANGKTTLNHQECDIEEVEVDCVDFLKLQTEVQENISQDFMVCKDRSKLTLMQMYSHSDAASVKQSIEVHSDFKCNLFVHRKPVPRSHVIWTDLPLLFDRVSVMMELCRRLAVNSFCSLQLQEVINMNKLYVLDLTVFILFKSVQILQSIHVGHLFNTKML; via the coding sequence ATGCCGCGGAAGAAACGCAGTAAGGGCTTTTGTACACAGAAGTACCTATGGAAAAAACCTAAGGTCACAACCAGCAGGGATGAAACAATACCTGCTCTATCGGATGAAAATATACCTGCTCTATCGGATGAAACAATACCTGCTCTATCGGATGAAATAAAACCTGCTCTATCGGATGAAACAATACCTGCTCTATCGGGATTGTCAAATGATTCATGTTCTGGCAACAGTCCAACGTGTAGTAATGTTTATGTCCAAACCTGTGATGAGGGGAATGACCATGACTACTGTGTTCATTTAGATGATGATTCAGGGTTGCTGAATACAGGATTCATTGATAATGGTCCAGACATAATGAACATGGAAGATGAGACGGACATTTTGAATCGTGGATTTTTGGAAGACTTTGAACAGAATGCAAATGGGAAAACAACACTAAATCATCAGGAATGTGACATTGAGGAGGTGGAGGTTGATTGTGTTGACTTTTTAAAACTACAGACTGAAGTTCAGGAAAATATCAGTCAGGATTTCATGGTTTGTAAAGAcagaagcaaattgacattgatgCAGATGTACTCGCACAGTGATGCTGCCTCCGTAAAACAGTCCATAGAGGTGCACTCTGACTTCAAATGCAATTTGTTCGTGCATAGAAAACCAGTGCCTCGTAGTCATGTCATTTGGACAGATCTGCCATTGTTATTTGACAGGGTTTCTGTGATGATGGAACTTTGTAGGAGACTTGCTGTGAACTCTTTCTGTAGTCTGCAGCTGCAAGAAgtaattaatatgaataaactaTATGTATTAGACTTGaccgtatttattttgtttaaatctgTACAGATCTTGCAAAGTATCCATGTTGGTCACCTGtttaacacaaaaatgttatag